A genomic region of Paenibacillus sp. PL2-23 contains the following coding sequences:
- a CDS encoding RNA-guided endonuclease InsQ/TnpB family protein, with protein MIVTVTAKIKIKPSESQMIALQQTMIAYRQGCNFVSALVFETSERRQSALHRMTYRTLRSAMGLRSQMAQSVLKTVRAKYKTILSSGHAWTLVQFKKPEYDLVWRRDYSLSAKLFSVNTLQGRIKIPFEAKGMETYFDGTWTFGTAKLVCKKQKWFLHIPVSKEMASPELKEIEHVAGIDLGINFVATVYDTEGRTLFFRGRGLKHKRANYQRLRSELQRKQTASSRRRLKQIGERENRWMTDVNHQVSKALVTRYGANTLFVLEDLTGIRRRAEKSKLKYRYVTVSWAFYQLRQMVTYKAKLAGSMAIAVDPKHTSQACPLCRHTAKENRDKRRHRFRCQACGYASNDDRIGAMNLCLKGREYLLEGAGLA; from the coding sequence ATGATCGTTACCGTGACGGCGAAAATCAAAATCAAACCGTCAGAAAGTCAAATGATAGCCCTGCAACAAACGATGATCGCTTATCGTCAAGGCTGTAATTTTGTCTCTGCCCTTGTGTTTGAGACGAGCGAGCGCCGGCAGTCTGCCCTGCACCGAATGACGTATCGAACCCTGCGCAGCGCGATGGGCCTGCGTTCTCAAATGGCGCAGTCGGTATTGAAAACGGTACGGGCTAAATACAAGACCATCTTGAGCAGTGGGCATGCTTGGACTCTCGTACAATTTAAGAAGCCGGAATACGATCTCGTCTGGAGACGGGATTACTCGCTAAGCGCAAAGCTATTCTCCGTCAATACGCTGCAAGGCCGCATTAAGATCCCCTTCGAAGCCAAAGGAATGGAGACCTATTTCGACGGCACATGGACATTCGGTACAGCCAAGCTGGTATGCAAAAAACAGAAGTGGTTTTTGCATATTCCAGTGTCTAAGGAAATGGCCTCTCCTGAGCTTAAGGAGATTGAACACGTTGCAGGGATTGATCTGGGCATCAACTTTGTAGCTACGGTGTATGACACCGAGGGGAGAACGCTGTTTTTTCGGGGAAGGGGACTGAAACACAAACGAGCCAACTACCAACGATTGCGTTCCGAGCTGCAACGCAAACAAACGGCTTCGTCCCGCCGCAGGCTGAAGCAAATCGGAGAACGAGAAAACCGCTGGATGACCGATGTGAACCATCAGGTAAGTAAGGCACTCGTTACCCGATATGGGGCGAATACGCTGTTTGTGCTGGAGGATCTGACAGGGATCCGCCGCAGGGCGGAAAAGTCAAAGCTGAAGTATCGGTATGTGACGGTATCGTGGGCTTTCTATCAGCTGCGTCAGATGGTGACGTATAAGGCGAAGCTTGCAGGATCGATGGCGATAGCCGTGGATCCGAAGCACACTTCGCAAGCGTGTCCCCTATGCCGCCACACGGCCAAAGAAAACCGGGATAAACGCAGGCATCGCTTTCGTTGCCAGGCATGCGGATATGCAAGCAATGATGACCGGATCGGCGCCATGAATCTCTGTCTGAAGGGAAGAGAGTACCTTCTTGAAGGTGCAGGCTTAGCATGA
- a CDS encoding FAD/NAD(P)-binding protein has product MSIEALNERVATDLLYLAYGGPNWVRELKHEEGHVYDVVVVGGGQSGLGLAFGLLRDRIPNILVIDDNPEGQEGPWETYARMMTLRTPKHLTSIDLGIPSLTFRAWWVAQRGEEGWNQLDKIPRGDWMDYLRWYRSVLKLPVQNETRLKLIEPVREGLHRLHLEGAGAPARSILARKVVLATGIQGGGEWHVPELIKRNVPRHLYAHTSEPIDFGRLKGKRVAVLGGGASAFDNAQFALSEGVAEAHVFVRRKELPRINPIRQMESSGMIERFPALADADKYAVMAHFYQHNQPPTNDTFGRAAAFPGFRLHLGAPWLDAGIAEDGVVVTTPQGKFTFDFLIISTGLVSDPALRPELSLLEADIARWGDRYEAPADMASPMLDAHPYLSPGFGFTGRTEEGERRLRGLFAFNYSVMVSCGLSASAISGMRFAIPRLVSAIADQLFMDDREAILHSFYAYEEREFTGQWPPQLPLQEGDLESSAS; this is encoded by the coding sequence ATGAGTATAGAGGCGCTGAACGAGCGAGTGGCAACGGATTTGTTGTATTTGGCCTACGGGGGGCCGAACTGGGTGCGCGAGCTGAAGCATGAAGAGGGGCATGTGTACGACGTGGTAGTGGTGGGCGGGGGACAGAGCGGTCTTGGCCTCGCCTTTGGTCTGCTGCGGGATCGCATCCCGAACATTCTCGTTATCGACGACAATCCCGAAGGGCAGGAGGGACCGTGGGAAACCTATGCTCGCATGATGACCCTCCGCACGCCGAAGCATCTGACATCCATTGATCTGGGTATTCCTTCCTTGACCTTTCGGGCATGGTGGGTGGCGCAGAGGGGCGAGGAGGGCTGGAATCAGCTGGACAAAATACCGCGTGGCGACTGGATGGACTACCTGCGCTGGTACCGAAGCGTCCTGAAGCTTCCCGTTCAGAACGAAACACGGCTGAAGCTGATCGAGCCGGTGAGGGAAGGACTGCACCGTCTTCACTTGGAAGGAGCTGGTGCTCCGGCTAGGAGTATCCTCGCCCGCAAGGTGGTGCTCGCCACGGGCATTCAGGGAGGGGGCGAGTGGCATGTGCCGGAGCTGATTAAGAGGAATGTGCCCCGTCATCTGTACGCTCACACCTCTGAGCCAATTGATTTCGGGCGGCTGAAGGGCAAGCGGGTCGCCGTGCTGGGCGGAGGCGCATCGGCATTCGACAACGCCCAGTTCGCTCTCTCTGAGGGTGTGGCGGAAGCCCATGTGTTCGTCCGGCGCAAGGAGCTTCCCCGGATTAATCCCATCCGCCAAATGGAGAGCTCCGGTATGATCGAGCGTTTTCCTGCACTGGCAGACGCGGACAAATATGCGGTTATGGCGCATTTCTACCAGCACAACCAGCCGCCGACGAATGACACGTTCGGCAGAGCCGCTGCTTTCCCAGGCTTCCGGCTGCATCTGGGAGCGCCTTGGCTGGATGCCGGTATAGCGGAGGATGGTGTTGTCGTCACGACACCGCAGGGGAAGTTCACGTTCGACTTCCTCATAATCAGCACGGGCCTGGTATCGGACCCCGCGCTTCGTCCCGAGCTGAGTCTCCTCGAAGCCGACATCGCGCGCTGGGGGGACCGCTATGAAGCGCCGGCCGACATGGCTAGCCCGATGCTGGATGCTCATCCCTATCTGTCCCCTGGCTTCGGCTTTACGGGGCGTACAGAGGAGGGGGAGCGCAGGCTGCGCGGCCTGTTCGCGTTCAACTACTCGGTTATGGTCAGCTGCGGTTTATCCGCCTCCGCGATCTCCGGCATGCGCTTCGCCATTCCCAGACTGGTATCCGCCATTGCCGACCAGCTGTTCATGGACGACAGGGAAGCCATTCTGCACAGCTTCTACGCTTATGAGGAGCGGGAGTTTACGGGGCAATGGCCGCCCCAATTGCCCCTTCAAGAAGGCGATTTAGAATCATCGGCTTCATGA